Genomic segment of Nostoc sp. TCL240-02:
TATCGCTTAGAGTACTGAGGTGCTTTCCGGGCTTTATGTAAACCATATTTCTTCCGCTCTTTTGCTCTCGGATCGCGAGTCAAGTAACCTTCAGTTTTCAAAGGTGGGCGGTTGTCTGGGTCTAGTTGGCACAAAGCACGAGCAACTCCCAAACGGACAGAATCAGCTTGTCCAGTCAAGCCGCCGCCTTCTGCTTTCACCAAAATGTCATATTCATTTTCTAATCCCAGAGTTTCCAGGGGTGCTTTAATCACTCCCAGGTAGTTGGGGTTGAATTGGAAATACAAGGTTCCATCTTTACCGTTCACAATCAGTTGACCGGTGCCTGGAACCAAGCGTACCCGTGCTACTGCGTTTTTACGACGACCAGTACCCCAGTATACGGCGCGACCGCTATTAGCATCTGCTACTACCATTAATTTTCTTCTCCAGGAATTGTATTAACTTTTAGTTCTTTAGGTTTTTGAGCATCGTGAGGATGCGTAGGCCCAGCGTAAACCTTCAGCTTGGTGAACAACTGCTTACCCAGGCTATTTTTAGGTAGCATACCTTTAACAGCTTGTTCTAAAATTCGCTCTGGTATGCGGTCTTGCAGTTTAGCGAAAGTTTCGGTTTTCATCCCACCAGGACGACCAGAATGGCGGCGGTAAAGCTTTTGAGTGCGCTTTTTGCCTGTGACTGCGACTTTCTCGGCATTAATGACGATTACGAAGTCACCTGTATCTAGGTGGGGAGTGTATTCGGGTTTCTTTTTGCCCCTCAATACCTGGGCGATTTCACTAGCGAGGCGACCGAGGCGTTTATCGGTGGCATCTACTATGTACCACTCACGCTCAAGGGTTGCTTGAGAAGGAAGGTATGTTTTAACTGTTGTCATTTGTCATTTGTCCTTTGTCATTTTTAATTTGTCATTAGTCATTTGTCTTTTGTCATTTGCAGTTACTAAGAACCAATGACTAATGACTCTTGACTAGTGACGAACTTTGGCAAGGTGTCGTACCAAATCTCTTTTGGAAAGGGAAAATCGGGATAGCCGACTCGCAACAAGCACAAGCCTTGAGGTGGTGCGGCATATTTCACTTCTTCCCGGCGTTCTTCTTTCCAGAGTTGGGTGAAGCCAGAAAGTGTTCGTTGTCCAGAACCTACTTCTACCAACATCCCTACCAACAGCCGTACCATGCCATACAAAAATCCATCTGCCTGTATTTCAATATGGATAAATGGCCCACTGCGACGACACTCTGCTGCTTGCACCTCTACCCAGGAATGCGATCGCTTTGAGCCTGCACGGTGAAAAGCAGCTAAGTGATGCTTTCCCAAGAGAGGTTTCAAGGCAGCTTTAATTAAGGATTCATCCAGGGGTGCATAATAATAATGCCAACTGAAGGGTCTTACAAACAAGTTAAGCCGATCTTCAGTATATATTGTGTAGCGATACCGTCGATAGGCTGCGCTAAAGCGAGCGTGCCAACGGTTATCGACACTAGCTGAAGCCCTGATTAATATATCTGGCGGCAGATAGCTATTTAGGATTGTTGCCCACTTGTGAGGTGGAATTAAACCTGTAGCTTCAAAATGGGCTACTTGAGCAGCAGCATGAACTCCTGAATCAGTTCGCCCAGCACCGTGTAGTGTTACATGGTACCCAAGAATAGTAGCGATCGCTATTTCTATCTCTTCCTGGACAGTCCGTTGTTTTTTTTGCCGTTGCCAGCCATGAAAATGAGTGCCCAGGTATTGGATTACCAAGGCTACCCGATGAGTTTGTGTAGGCTGGGGACTTTCTAACATACAGATTTTGTCTTTTGTCTTTTGTCATTTGTTATTCACTAATGACCAAATGACTAATGACCAATAACTAAATGATTTAAACCAATTCAATTATTGCCATTTTTGCATTATCACCCCGACGCGGTACGGTATGCAGAATGCGGGTATAACCGCCCTGGCGATCGCCATATCGAGTTGGAACTTGCTCAAATAGAGCGTGAACCAATTGTTTGTCGAAGATATAGCCAAGGGCTTCGCGACGTGCTGCCAGAGAGCCATTTTTAGCTAGAGTAATCATTTTTTCCACTTCACTTCGCAGAACTTTCGCTCTAATTAAAGTGGTGGTGATCTTACCATGACGGATCAGCTCGGTGGTGAGCGATCGCAATAAAGCACGGCGTTGATCGGCTGGTTTACTGAGTTGTTTGACGCGACAACGGTGACGCATAATTATGCACTATGAGTTATGAACGGTTTTTATTAAGGATGTTTAGAGCCTCTTTCCATTGGCAGGGTGATGCCCAAGCGTCGCTGCAAAGCTTCCACGACTTCTTCTGCTGACTTCTGACCAAAGTTCTTAATTTCTAAGAGGTCTTCTTGGGTATAATCCAACAAATCTGCCACAGAGTTAACTTGTGCCCGTTTGAGACAGTTATATGCCCGCACAGAAAGTTGCAACTCTTCGATAGGTATCTGGGCAGTTGGATCGTCTGGAATATCTGAACCTGTGTCTGTTGGTTCTAGGGAGATATCTTTCAAAGGATTGAATAAATCTACCAAGATCCCAGCAGCCGAAGATAGTGCTTCTTGAGGAGAAATACTGCCATTTGTCCAAACTTCCAACAGTAGTCGGTCTTTTGGAATCAAGCCTTCCCCACGAGATTCTTCAACACTATAGTTGACTTTTCGCACCGGCATAAATATTGAGTCGATTTGGAGAAAGTCTAACGATGTAGCTTCCTCACGTCCTCGCTCTACGGTGCGATAGCCTTTACCTTTCTCGATCCGAAATTCCATTTCCAGCTTGCCACCCTCAGCAATGGTGGCTACATACTGAGTCGGATCAATTACTTCTACTTCACTAGGTAAATCAAAATGTGCCGCAGTTATTGTTGCTGGGCCGCTAACGAGTAATCTACCAATTTGGGGTTGCGATGAATAGTTTTTTAGGATGACTTCCTTCATTCTCATGAGGATTTCCAACACATCTTCCCGCACGCCCGGAACTGTAGCAAATTCGTGTGAAACGCCTGCAATCCGCACTGCTGTAACTGCTGTACCTTCTAGGTTAGACAGTAAAACCCGCCGCAGTGCGTTGCCAACCGTTGTTCCTTGACCGCGTTCTAGAGGTTCCAGAACAAATTTACTGTAATGGTTCCGACTTTCTTCAGTATTCGACTCTACACATTCAATCTGAAACTGCGCCACGGATGAGCCTCCCTTTTTCTAAGGTGCTGCTAGCAGACAAATCAATTGCCTCCCGAATTGACTTTATGTCCTGTAGGTTATAGGTTTATCAAACTACCAGTATGAGATTACGATATAGTTTGACGCTCCTATTGAGCTTTCAGGCGCTAATAATATTTTGGGTTCCCGAATTTTAACAGCTTTCCCCACAGGAAAATCTGATTCGCTTTTGGTCGCCCAGGTTTTCACCCAATGACAGTTTGCACGTTATCCGCCCAAGCAGTCATTGTAAGTAACTTTACTTACTTTGGTTGTAGCCTCTCGTCCTCAATGCCCAAGTCTTGGTATTTAAACTCGACGGCGCTTGGGTGGACGGCAGCCATTGTGAGGAATGGGGGTAATATCCCGAATGAGTGTAATTTCCAGTCCGGCTCCTTGAAGTGCGCGGATAGCGGTTTCTCTACCTGCTCCTGGTCCACTTACCATTACCTCAATTTGGCGCATTCCTTGATCTATAGCTCTACGGGCTGCACTTTCAGCAGCAGTTTGCGCTGCAAAGGGAGTTCCCTTTTTTGCTCCCTTAAAACCGCTAGAACCAGCACTAGCCCAGGAGATGACATCTCCATTTTGATCGGTAATGGTGACAATGCTATTGTTGAAAGTAGACTGGATGTAGGCCATCCCACTTGGTACGTTCCGTTTCTGCTTCTTGCTCCCGGATTTTTTAGTTGGTTGTCTCGCCATACTTGTTTAGTTGATTTAAGGTAAAACTTGCTCTGATTAGCAAGCGTTGCAAATTTATTTCCCTGGAGCCTTCTTCTTACCAGCCACTGTCTGCCTTCTGCCTCGACGGGTTCTGGCATTGGTGCGAGTTCTTTGTCCTCTGACTGGTAAGCCCATACGATGACGACGACCTCTGTAAGTACCAATGTCAACTAAGCGCTTGATGTTCAAAGACTCCAAACGCCGCAAGTCGCCTTCAACTTGATAGTTACTTTCTATTTCGCCTCGCAGGGCTGTCACATCGGCATCACTTAAGTCCTTAACGCGGGTGTCTGGATTCACACCAGTAGCCGCTATAATTTCTTGAGCGCGTGATAAACCAATTCCGTAGATATAAGTTAGACCGATTTCAACGCGCTTATCGCGTGGAAGGTCTACTCCGGCAATCCGTGCCACAATGAACTCTCCCTATTGTTTTCGCAATTACTGTTGGTTGGAAAAACGTGATTAATCGCGTTTTTTCGTTGTTAATGATGATACGCGTATTACAACTCACTCTCTTTGTAAGAGCGTTATCCTTGACGTTGCTTGTGCTTGGGGTTCACACAGATCACCATGACGCGACCACGACGTTTGATCACGCTACACTTTTCACAAATTTTCTTGACTGAGGCTCTAACTTTCATGCCTTTTATTTTTTGACTCCAAATATTAAATTATAGCATTTTTAGGGAAAACAATCCACATAATTTGACTAGCAAACAGTCAAAAGGATGATTTTATGGTAAAATTCTCTACATCTACATATAGTTACTTCTTTCGTAGTCGGTAGGTAATTCTGCCTTTGGTCAAGTCGTAAGGAGTTAACTCTACCTTGACGCGATCGCCAGGCAAAATCTTGATATAATTGCGGCGAATCTTGCCGGAAATGTGAGCTAGCACGTTAAATCCATTGTCCAAGTCAACGCGAAACATCGCGTTGGGCAAGGACTCTGTAACCGTGCCTTCCATTTCAATCAAATCTTGCTTAGACAATTTGTTTTTTCCTCAACTCAACAATTTCGTGTTTAGTTGCAGCACTTCATCTGCAAGAGAACACATTTTAAGAAATATATCAACAGTTTATTAATATATCTTAGCTAAAATTGATCTGTTTCTTGGGAGGGGTATGGAACATTGGGAATTGGGGAAAGAACTACTGTAGCTCCTCCCCTCCTCCTTCATTCTCAAGCGATTAGCTTTTGCAGTTCACTAGTGACTTCTTCTTGGGACTGATTGCCGTTTACTGTTAAAAGTTTTTGGCGATCGCGATAATAATCAATTAAAGGTGCAGTTTCAGCGCGGTACACTTCTAACCGACGACGAATCACCTCTTCGGTATCATCTTTTCGCCCTCTAGCTAGCAAACGTTCTACCACAACATCATCTGGTGCATCTAGATTAACTACCCTTTCACCACTCTGATGTATTGTTACCAGCAATTCTTCTAGAAAAGCTGCTTGCGTCACTTTACGGGGAAAACCATCAAGAATCCAACCATTTTCTGCATCTGGTTGGTTGAGGCGCTCCTGTACCAAGTCCTGCACGAGCTGGTCAGGGACTAACTCACCGCTATTTACATAGTTTTGAGCTTTGATTCCCAAATGAGTTTGCTCTTTCATGGCTTGTCTTAAGATTTCCCCAGTAGAAATATGGGGAATATTTAGGTGTTCAGCCAATGCTTGAGCTTGTGTTCCTTTACCAGCTCCAGGTGGTCCCAAGAAGATTAGTCGCGTCACTATTGTTTCACCATTCCTTCATAGCGCTGAGAGATTACGTATGTTTGGATTTGCCTTGCAGTATCAATTGCTACGCCCACTAAAATTAACAGAGAGGTAGCACCTAGTCCCTTAAATGTGGGTACTCCTAAAGCACTTTCGACACCAGTTGGGATAATAGCAACCAAGCCCAAAAAGATAGCACCCAAAAAGGTGAGTCGGTTTGAAACGCGCTCGATATACTCGCTAGTCGCTTTGCCGGGACGAATACCGGGAATACTGGAACCCATTTTTTTCAAATTCTGCGCTACATCTACCGGGTTGAGAATCAACGAAGAATAGAAGTAGCTAAAGAAAATGATAGAAATCATGTAAACCAAGGCATAGACCCAAGAGCCAGAACCGCTTGGACTCAAATAAGTGTTAATTATATTTGCCAATTCAGCATTCTTGGCGAAATTTGCAATCAGTAGTGGCAAACTGAGGATGGCTGCGGCAAAGATAATTGGCATTACGCCGCCTTGATTTAGCCGCAAGGGTAAAAAGCTCCGTTGCTCTGCCAAAACTCGACGACCAACTTGGCGACGAGCCGAAATAATCGGGATGCGGCGCATTCCTTCTTGGACAACCACAATACCAACAATGGTTGCCAGGAAAACTAAGATTAGTACTATGACGCGACCAACTGTTTCTCGACCGCCGACTTGTACCAAATCGATAGTATCGCCTAATGCTTTTGGTAATGATGCGACAATGTTGACAAAAATTAACAATGATGCTCCATTGCCAATACCTCGTTCTGTAATGAGTTCTGATGCCCACATTACAAACATAGAACCAGCAGTCAGAGCGATCGCAGTTTCAGCTACAAAGATAGGCCCTGGATTTAAGGCAAATTGCTGGAGGAATAATGCTGAAAAAGCTGTACTTTGGAGAATTGCCCAACATACAGTGACATAACGGGTAATTTGCGATATTTTCCGCCGACCCGCTTCGCCTTCATTTTTCTGTAAATTTTCTAAAGATGGAATCGCCGCGGTGAGCAATTGGATGATAATGGACGCATTAATAAAGGGTAAAATCCCTAAAGCAAAAACGCCCAAAGTCGAAAGTCCTCGCCCGGAAAATATATCCAATAAACCGAATATGGAATTATTGCCCGATATAGCTTCGGTAAATCTAGGTCTATCAATCCCTGGTACTGGCAAGTAGATGCCCAGGCGAACCAAAATCAAAACACCGACAGTTACAAGCAGCCTACCTCTAAGCCCGGCTGCTTGTGCCATCTGCATAAAAGTTTCTTGAGCCGTTGGGGCTTTATCTCGACTGATCATAGAGTGCTACCTTTATAGTGAACCAGGCGCTGACAGCGAGTTGGCTTGCATTTAAGTGCGCTGTTCCGGCTCACTCATAAGACTTCACAACTCCCTCCAGCTGCCTCAATTTTGCTACGAGCTGAACCTGTGAAAGCTGCCGCTTGTACCTTGAGCGGAATACTCAATTCCCCGTTACCTAAAATTTTCAATGGCCCTTTGACAGCAGTCAGAATACCTGCTGCCTTCAAGGAGGTCAAAGTTACTTCTGTATTAGCGGGAAGGGAGGCTAGCTTATCTACATTAATCGTAGTGTAAATCTTCTGATTAACAATCGGGAAGCCCTTCAGCTTAGGTAAGCGGCGGTACAATGGCTGTTGACCACCTTCAAAACCGGGTCGAGTACCGCTACCGGAGCGAGATTTTTGACCCCGCATACCTAGACCAGCACTAGCACCTTGTCCGGCAGAAATACCTCTGGCTACACGCTTCTTGCGTTTCTTTGAGCCTTTTTGCGGCTTAACATCATGGAGTCTCATAAGTTACCAAGTTGTCCTTTGTCATTTGTCCTTTGTCATTTGTCTTTTGTCATTTGTTATTCACTAATGAACGCCACTTGCTTCAACAGGGGGAACCCCCGCAACGCAGTGGCTCCTAATGACCAATGACTAATGACTAGTTAGATGTAGAGATTTTCAATAGGAATACCGCGATCTTCCGCGACTTCAGAAAGAGTCCGCAATGTAGATAAGGCATTGACTGCGGCTCTAGCATTATTAAGCGGATTGTTAGAACCAAGCTGCTTGGCTAATATGTTACGAACTCCTGCCAATTCCAACACAGTCCGCACAGCACCACCAGCAATTACCCCAGTACCAGGTGCGGCTGGACGCATAATCACTTTTGCACCGCCACCGACACCATCAATGGGATGGGGGATGGAGTTGGATTTAGTAATTGGGATATCAATCAGGTGTTTTTTGCCGTCAGCTACGCCTTTTTTAACTGCGCCAATTACATCTGAAGCTTTGCCTACACCGACACCAACTTGACCGCGTTCGTTACCAACGACAACGATCGCTCGGAAGCTGAGTTTTTTACCACCTTTGACGACTTTGCTCACGCGGCGGATTTGGATAACCCGCTCTTGCCAAGTGGTTTCCTCTTTTTTGGCACGCTTTGTTCTACTTTTACGCTCTGTTGCCATAATTTATACTCTGGTGAACGTCATTTGTCAGTTGTCATTTGTCATTTGTCTTTTGTCATTTGTCCAATGACTAATGACTAATGACCAATGACTTTAGAAATCTAAACCGGCTTCGCGTGCTGCATCAGCTAAAGCTTTGACACGACCATGATATAAGTTACCACCGCGATCAAAGACTACTTTGGTGATGCCTTTTTCTAGCGATCGCACTGCGATCAATTTACCAACTTGCACTGATGCGTCGCGGTTTGCACCTGACGCTAAACTAGATTTCAAATCTGGTTCTAAAGTCGATGCTGCCACTATGGTTTGATGCTGACTATCATCAATTACCTGGGCATAAATATGCTCATTAGAACGGAATACCGCTAAACGTGGACGTTCTGGGGAGCCAACTACTTTGCCACGAACGCGGCGATGACGACGGTTTTTTGATTCTCTACGAGTAAGTTTCATTTTTACTTCTTACCACCCTTACCAGTCTTACCAGCCTTACGTCTTACCACTTCACCGGCATAGCGAATACCTTTACCTTTGTAAGGTTCTGGTGGACGAACGGCGCGAATTTTTGCGGCTGTGTTGCCTACAATTTCTTTGTCGTAGCCGCTAACAATCACGTTAGTAGTACCTTCGACTGCAAACTGAATTCCTTCTGGTGGCTCAATTTGCACCTGATGGCTGTAACCCATGTTTAGAACTAGGTTACGCCCTTGAAGTTGTGCCCTGTAACCAACACCTTGGATTTCCAAACGGCGCTGAAAACCTTGGGAAACTCCCTCGACCATGTTGGCAACTAAAGTGCGGCTCAAGCCGTGCAGTTGCTTCGATGTCCGAGTTTCATCCCGACGATTTACGTGTAATATTTCTCCCTCTTGAGAGAGCGAGACATTATCTCTGAGAGTGCGAGAAAGTTCTCCTTTCGGGCCTTTCACTACAATATTCGTACCATCGATCGCCACTTGAACTTTGGCGGGAATAGTAATTGGACGTTTACCAATACGAGACATTACTTTTTGTCCTTTGTTATTTGTCCTTTGTCCTTTGTTACTTACCATTTGTTATTTGCCTTTTATCCTTTGCTCAGACAAATGACCAATGACTAATGACAAACGACTAATGACCAATGACTACCAAACGTAACAAAGCACTTCGCCACCCAAGTTTTGACGACGCGCTTCGCGGTCAGTCATAATCCCACTGGATGTAGAAATAATGGCAATGCCAATGCCGCCTAGTACTCTTGGTAATTCTTTTCTATTGGAGTAAACACGCAAGCCTGGCTTACTCACTCGCTTTAAGGCGGTGATTAGAGGCTGACGATTCTTACCTTTATATTTTAGGGAAATCACTAGGTTATGTTTTACCCCTTCTTCTGCTTCTTCGATTTCAGCAATAAAGCCTTCCTCCCGTAGCACTTTGGCAATGCTGCGGGTCATTTTTGTAGCTGGCACTTGTGTAGTTTGATGCCGCGCCAGGTTGGCATTGCGGATGCGCGTCAGCATATCTGCAATTGTGTCGTTAGCCGCCATCGTTCCCTCTATAGATGAACTTACTGATCGCGAAAGGGCATTCCTAATTCTTTAAGTAAGGCGCGGCCCTCTTCGTCGTTTTTTGCTGTGGTGATGATGGAAATATCCATCCCACGCACTTGATCAACGCTGTCGTATTCGACTTCTGGAAAAATTAGCTGTTCTCTTACACCCAGAGTATAGTTACCCCGTCCGTCAAAGCTTTTAGGGCTAACGCCGCGAAAATCTCGAATTCTGGGCAGTGATAGGCTAACTAGTCGATCGAAAAAGGCATACATCCGCTCGGATCTAAGAGTAACCATGATCCCTACGGGCATCCCCTGACGAATCTTAAAGCCAGCGATCGCTTTTTTCGCCCGCGTTACCACTGGTTTTTGACCAGTAACAAGCGCAATTTCATTGATGGATGCTTCCAGCGACTTTGCATTTTGAGCCGCCTCACCCAAACCTCGGTTAATAGTTACCTTTACCAACTTCGGTACTTGATGAACGTTGGTATATTGAAACTGATTAATCAGTTTTGGGACGATTGTCTCTTGATATAAGCTTTTAAGTCTTGTTGTCGCCATAGTTTTTTGTCCTGATATCCCTGGGCTTGGTCAGGGAACTTTTATTGTCCTTTGTTATTTGTCGCTTGTCTTTATTACTAATGACCAATGACTAATGACTAATGACTATTTATCCAAAATCTCGCCAGTTTTTTTAAGTTTTCTGACTTTCTTGCCTTCTGAGGTAAAGGTATAACAAACACGACTGGCAACGTTCTGCTTAGTGGAATAAAGCATCACGTTAGAGCTATGAATTGGGAATTCCTGGGTGACAATCCGCCCTGATTCCCCTTCTTGCTGGGGTTTGACGTGCTTGGTTTTAATGTTGACACCTTTGACGATGACTTTACTCAGTTGGGGAAGTGCCTGGATAATTTCACCAATTTTTCCTTTGTCTTTCCCAGCAATCACTTGTACGGTGTCGCCAGTTTTGACGTGCATTTTGTGGAATACTTTGGGCGTACCCTGTTTGGTTGCCATTAAAGCACCTCCGGAGCCAGAGAAACAATTTTGGTAAAGTTTTTATCGCGCAGTTCACGGGCAACTGGGCCAAAAACTCGTGTACCTCTTGGATTACCGTCTTTGTTGATAATCACAGCAGCGTTATCATCAAAGCGAATACTCATGCCACTGTCACGAGATACAGCTTTCCGAGTGCGGACAATTACTGCTTCCACAACATCAGACTTTTTGACAGCCATGTTGGGTGTAGCATCTTTGACGACGGCGATAATTTTATCACCGATAAAACCATAACGGCGGTTGCCTCCACCTAAGACGCGGATGCACATTAGTTTACGAGCGCCGCTATTATCTGCGACATTTAGGTAAGTCTGGGGTTGAATCACAATTATTCTCCCTTGTGGTGTTGTTAGTTTCTAACAACGATGAGGTTTAAGCGGGCTTGACGTTCAGGACTTCTGTGATTTTCCAGCGCTTGGTTTTGCTCAGGGGTCTAGTTTCCTGAATGCGAACGCGATCGCCTACTTTACACTTATTTTCTTCGTCGTGAACTTTATATCGTTGGGTGTTAACCACAATTTTGCCGTACTTGGGGTGAGGAGCGCGATTTTCTATGGCAACTACCACAGTTTTTTGCATTTTATCGCTCACTACCAAGCCAACTCGTTCTTTAACTGCCATAATCTCCTACTTTTTTTCTTTAGCCGATTGACTTGCTGCCCGTTTGCGTTCTGTTTCTAATGTCAGCAATTGGGCTAGGCGATGTCGAGCCTGTCTGAACTGGTGGGGCTTTTCTAATTGTCTTGTTGCTTTTTGCAAGCGCAACTGAAATAGTTGTCTTTTGATCGCAACAATTTCATCAGAGAGCTTCTCGTCACTTAATTCTCTAGCTTCTGAAATCTTGGGAAGAGGCATAAGCTACTCCTGCTCCTGTGGTTGAGAGCGCACAATAAACTTGGTTTTTATAGGCAGTTTAAATGAAGCTAAACGCATAGCTTCCCGGGCGATTTCTTCAGAAACCCCACCGATTTCAAACAAAATTCGTCCTGGCTTGACTACCGCTACCCAAAACTCTGGATTACCTTTACCGGAACCCATCCGGGTTTCAGCAGGACGCATGGTTACAGGTTTATCAGGGAAAATCCGAATCCAGATTTGTCCACCCCGACGAATATAACGAGTCATTGCCCGACGAGAAGCCTCGATTTGCCGGGAGGTAATCCAAGCAGGTTCTTGTGCTTGGAGTGCAAAATCACCGAAGTTGAGGGTACTACCACGGGTGGCTAGTCCCTCCATCCGTCCGCGCTGTTGTTTGCGGAATTTAGTTCTTCTAGGGCTTAACATGATTGGCTACTAGGTACTAGGTACTGGGGATTAGGGATTGGGAATTAGGGATTGGGGATTGAGAATTCTTACCCAGCCCCCAGTCCCCATTCCCCAGTCCCCGTTTACCCTTCATTTGAGCGGTCTTCAAATTGCTGGCGACGACGTTGTTGTTGACGGCGACGGGGTTCACGTTCGCGATCGCGTGGGTCACGTTCGCGATCACGGCTTGCGGGTGGTAGCGGATCTGGTTCCTGTCCAGGAATAATTTCTCCCTTAAATACCCAAACCTTGATGCCCAAAATGCCGTAAACAGTTTTTGCCGTGCAATAAGAGTAGTCAATGTCAGCCCGTAAAGTATGTAAAGGTACTCTACCTTCACGAGTCCACTCTGTCCGGGCAATTTCTGCACCGTTGAGCCGGCCGCTGACTTGGATTTTAATACCTTGAACACCAGCGCGTTGGGCA
This window contains:
- the rpsI gene encoding 30S ribosomal protein S9; the encoded protein is MVVADANSGRAVYWGTGRRKNAVARVRLVPGTGQLIVNGKDGTLYFQFNPNYLGVIKAPLETLGLENEYDILVKAEGGGLTGQADSVRLGVARALCQLDPDNRPPLKTEGYLTRDPRAKERKKYGLHKARKAPQYSKR
- the rplM gene encoding 50S ribosomal protein L13, which produces MTTVKTYLPSQATLEREWYIVDATDKRLGRLASEIAQVLRGKKKPEYTPHLDTGDFVIVINAEKVAVTGKKRTQKLYRRHSGRPGGMKTETFAKLQDRIPERILEQAVKGMLPKNSLGKQLFTKLKVYAGPTHPHDAQKPKELKVNTIPGEEN
- the truA gene encoding tRNA pseudouridine(38-40) synthase TruA, with the translated sequence MLESPQPTQTHRVALVIQYLGTHFHGWQRQKKQRTVQEEIEIAIATILGYHVTLHGAGRTDSGVHAAAQVAHFEATGLIPPHKWATILNSYLPPDILIRASASVDNRWHARFSAAYRRYRYTIYTEDRLNLFVRPFSWHYYYAPLDESLIKAALKPLLGKHHLAAFHRAGSKRSHSWVEVQAAECRRSGPFIHIEIQADGFLYGMVRLLVGMLVEVGSGQRTLSGFTQLWKEERREEVKYAAPPQGLCLLRVGYPDFPFPKEIWYDTLPKFVTSQESLVIGS
- the rplQ gene encoding 50S ribosomal protein L17, which gives rise to MRHRCRVKQLSKPADQRRALLRSLTTELIRHGKITTTLIRAKVLRSEVEKMITLAKNGSLAARREALGYIFDKQLVHALFEQVPTRYGDRQGGYTRILHTVPRRGDNAKMAIIELV
- a CDS encoding DNA-directed RNA polymerase subunit alpha; its protein translation is MAQFQIECVESNTEESRNHYSKFVLEPLERGQGTTVGNALRRVLLSNLEGTAVTAVRIAGVSHEFATVPGVREDVLEILMRMKEVILKNYSSQPQIGRLLVSGPATITAAHFDLPSEVEVIDPTQYVATIAEGGKLEMEFRIEKGKGYRTVERGREEATSLDFLQIDSIFMPVRKVNYSVEESRGEGLIPKDRLLLEVWTNGSISPQEALSSAAGILVDLFNPLKDISLEPTDTGSDIPDDPTAQIPIEELQLSVRAYNCLKRAQVNSVADLLDYTQEDLLEIKNFGQKSAEEVVEALQRRLGITLPMERGSKHP
- the rpsK gene encoding 30S ribosomal protein S11 — protein: MARQPTKKSGSKKQKRNVPSGMAYIQSTFNNSIVTITDQNGDVISWASAGSSGFKGAKKGTPFAAQTAAESAARRAIDQGMRQIEVMVSGPGAGRETAIRALQGAGLEITLIRDITPIPHNGCRPPKRRRV
- the rpsM gene encoding 30S ribosomal protein S13 — translated: MARIAGVDLPRDKRVEIGLTYIYGIGLSRAQEIIAATGVNPDTRVKDLSDADVTALRGEIESNYQVEGDLRRLESLNIKRLVDIGTYRGRRHRMGLPVRGQRTRTNARTRRGRRQTVAGKKKAPGK
- the rpmJ gene encoding 50S ribosomal protein L36; this translates as MKVRASVKKICEKCSVIKRRGRVMVICVNPKHKQRQG
- the infA gene encoding translation initiation factor IF-1; this encodes MSKQDLIEMEGTVTESLPNAMFRVDLDNGFNVLAHISGKIRRNYIKILPGDRVKVELTPYDLTKGRITYRLRKK
- a CDS encoding adenylate kinase, which translates into the protein MTRLIFLGPPGAGKGTQAQALAEHLNIPHISTGEILRQAMKEQTHLGIKAQNYVNSGELVPDQLVQDLVQERLNQPDAENGWILDGFPRKVTQAAFLEELLVTIHQSGERVVNLDAPDDVVVERLLARGRKDDTEEVIRRRLEVYRAETAPLIDYYRDRQKLLTVNGNQSQEEVTSELQKLIA
- the secY gene encoding preprotein translocase subunit SecY — translated: MISRDKAPTAQETFMQMAQAAGLRGRLLVTVGVLILVRLGIYLPVPGIDRPRFTEAISGNNSIFGLLDIFSGRGLSTLGVFALGILPFINASIIIQLLTAAIPSLENLQKNEGEAGRRKISQITRYVTVCWAILQSTAFSALFLQQFALNPGPIFVAETAIALTAGSMFVMWASELITERGIGNGASLLIFVNIVASLPKALGDTIDLVQVGGRETVGRVIVLILVFLATIVGIVVVQEGMRRIPIISARRQVGRRVLAEQRSFLPLRLNQGGVMPIIFAAAILSLPLLIANFAKNAELANIINTYLSPSGSGSWVYALVYMISIIFFSYFYSSLILNPVDVAQNLKKMGSSIPGIRPGKATSEYIERVSNRLTFLGAIFLGLVAIIPTGVESALGVPTFKGLGATSLLILVGVAIDTARQIQTYVISQRYEGMVKQ
- the rplO gene encoding 50S ribosomal protein L15, which codes for MRLHDVKPQKGSKKRKKRVARGISAGQGASAGLGMRGQKSRSGSGTRPGFEGGQQPLYRRLPKLKGFPIVNQKIYTTINVDKLASLPANTEVTLTSLKAAGILTAVKGPLKILGNGELSIPLKVQAAAFTGSARSKIEAAGGSCEVL
- the rpsE gene encoding 30S ribosomal protein S5 — translated: MATERKSRTKRAKKEETTWQERVIQIRRVSKVVKGGKKLSFRAIVVVGNERGQVGVGVGKASDVIGAVKKGVADGKKHLIDIPITKSNSIPHPIDGVGGGAKVIMRPAAPGTGVIAGGAVRTVLELAGVRNILAKQLGSNNPLNNARAAVNALSTLRTLSEVAEDRGIPIENLYI
- the rplR gene encoding 50S ribosomal protein L18, with amino-acid sequence MKLTRRESKNRRHRRVRGKVVGSPERPRLAVFRSNEHIYAQVIDDSQHQTIVAASTLEPDLKSSLASGANRDASVQVGKLIAVRSLEKGITKVVFDRGGNLYHGRVKALADAAREAGLDF